One genomic region from Streptomyces sp. Li-HN-5-11 encodes:
- a CDS encoding ECF subfamily RNA polymerase sigma factor, BldN family: protein MYPHVGVDASGLATLRAAVLDLLRGLVPTAYAGPAFATAAPAGPCYALAESMEQGPARSTVVEGRRAGDGRAAGRRARPSGAAAVRRPAADSDSARMMDLVERAQAGEADAFGRLYDQYSDTVYRYIYYRVGGKATAEDLTSETFLRALRRIGTFTWQGRDFGAWLVTIARNLVADHFKSSRFRLEVTTGEMLDANEVERSPEDSVLESLSNAALLEAVRRLNPQQQECVTLRFLQGLSVAETARVMGKNEGAIKTLQYRAVRTLARLLPDDAR from the coding sequence GTGTACCCACACGTCGGGGTTGACGCCTCGGGCCTGGCTACGCTCCGCGCAGCGGTCCTCGACCTGCTGCGCGGCCTCGTCCCCACCGCGTACGCCGGCCCCGCATTCGCCACCGCCGCGCCCGCAGGCCCGTGCTACGCGCTGGCCGAGAGCATGGAGCAGGGGCCCGCGCGCAGCACCGTCGTCGAGGGGCGGCGCGCGGGTGACGGGCGGGCGGCGGGCAGACGAGCGCGCCCGTCCGGCGCGGCGGCCGTCCGCCGTCCGGCCGCGGACAGCGACAGCGCCCGGATGATGGACCTCGTCGAGCGCGCCCAGGCCGGCGAGGCCGACGCCTTCGGACGCCTCTACGACCAGTACAGCGACACCGTGTACCGGTACATCTACTACCGGGTCGGCGGCAAGGCGACCGCCGAGGACCTCACCAGCGAGACCTTTCTGCGGGCCCTGCGCCGCATCGGGACCTTCACCTGGCAGGGGCGCGACTTCGGCGCCTGGCTGGTCACCATCGCCCGCAACCTCGTCGCCGACCACTTCAAGTCCAGCCGCTTCCGGCTGGAGGTCACCACCGGCGAGATGCTCGACGCCAACGAGGTCGAGCGCTCGCCCGAGGACTCCGTCCTCGAGTCGCTGTCCAACGCCGCCCTGCTGGAGGCCGTGCGGCGGCTCAACCCCCAGCAGCAGGAGTGCGTGACGCTCCGCTTCCTGCAGGGCCTCTCCGTCGCGGAGACCGCCCGGGTGATGGGCAAGAACGAGGGCGCCATCAAGACCCTCCAGTACCGGGCCGTGCGCACCCTCGCCCGGCTCCTCCCGGACGACGCCCGCTGA
- a CDS encoding helix-turn-helix domain-containing protein, whose protein sequence is MAAAGERPLNEVQFLTVAEVASVMRVSKMTVYRLVHSGHLPAIRVGRSFRVPEQAVHEYLRESYVGVETA, encoded by the coding sequence ATGGCTGCAGCTGGCGAGAGGCCTCTGAACGAGGTTCAGTTCCTTACCGTGGCGGAAGTCGCCTCGGTGATGCGAGTGTCGAAGATGACCGTGTACCGGCTGGTGCACAGCGGTCATCTGCCCGCGATCCGGGTGGGGCGGTCCTTCCGCGTCCCCGAGCAAGCGGTTCACGAGTACCTCCGCGAGAGCTATGTGGGGGTGGAAACCGCCTGA
- a CDS encoding MFS transporter, protein MTDVLRRGRASLAFGFFAQGATFALLVTRIPAIQDRYGVSDALLPAFLAAVPILAGVGSVTTEQLVKRIRPSRLLRWSQPVVLLALLGVGAGDQLVELGAALAAFGLAVGALDATMNMLGVSLQRTYGRSIMLSFHAAFSLGGIVGASLAWVGAHWHLALFVSYVPVVAVLLPATFVGSHWYVDGDSAAVPEEKDGEKGGEAGTVVFKVLLPLCLVMTFAYIGDSTVSNWSAKYLQDTLGSSEQLATVPYNVYMVTTLLGRTIGDMGVRRFGAVAVVRLGTLVAALGFAVVAGAPGAWVGMLGFTLLGLGLCVLVPQTFAAAGRLFPGASDGAIARLNIFNYVGFLVGSPLVGALGDAWSYRGAMLVPMALVLVTLVYARSFAPQPDRYGGGHERPRTADVGRGSNGL, encoded by the coding sequence ATGACAGATGTGCTGCGGCGCGGTAGGGCCTCGTTGGCGTTCGGTTTCTTCGCCCAGGGCGCCACCTTCGCTCTCCTCGTGACGCGCATCCCGGCCATCCAGGACCGGTACGGCGTCTCGGACGCCCTGCTGCCGGCCTTCCTGGCCGCCGTGCCGATCCTCGCCGGAGTCGGCAGCGTGACCACCGAGCAGTTGGTGAAGCGGATCCGGCCCAGCCGGCTGCTGCGCTGGTCCCAGCCCGTCGTCCTCCTGGCACTGCTGGGCGTCGGGGCCGGGGACCAACTGGTCGAACTGGGTGCCGCGCTCGCCGCATTCGGGCTCGCCGTGGGGGCGCTGGACGCGACGATGAACATGCTCGGGGTGAGCCTGCAGCGGACGTACGGCCGCAGCATCATGCTCAGCTTCCACGCGGCCTTCAGCCTCGGCGGGATCGTGGGTGCCTCGCTGGCGTGGGTCGGGGCGCACTGGCATCTGGCGCTGTTCGTGTCGTACGTGCCGGTGGTGGCCGTGCTGCTGCCGGCGACGTTCGTGGGGAGCCACTGGTACGTGGACGGCGACTCCGCCGCCGTACCGGAGGAGAAGGACGGGGAGAAGGGCGGCGAGGCCGGGACGGTCGTCTTCAAGGTGCTGCTGCCGCTGTGCCTGGTGATGACGTTCGCGTACATCGGGGACTCCACGGTGTCCAACTGGAGTGCGAAGTACCTGCAGGACACGCTGGGCAGCTCCGAACAGCTGGCGACGGTGCCGTACAACGTCTACATGGTCACCACGCTGCTGGGGCGGACCATCGGGGACATGGGGGTGCGGCGGTTCGGGGCCGTGGCCGTCGTACGGCTGGGGACGCTGGTGGCGGCGCTGGGGTTCGCGGTGGTGGCCGGGGCGCCGGGGGCCTGGGTGGGGATGCTCGGGTTCACTCTGCTGGGCCTGGGACTGTGCGTGCTGGTGCCGCAGACCTTCGCGGCGGCCGGCAGGCTGTTCCCGGGGGCGTCGGACGGGGCGATCGCCCGGCTCAACATCTTCAACTACGTGGGCTTCCTGGTCGGCTCCCCGTTGGTGGGCGCGCTGGGCGACGCGTGGAGCTATCGCGGGGCGATGCTGGTGCCGATGGCGTTGGTGCTGGTGACGTTGGTGTACGCCAGGTCGTTCGCGCCTCAACCGGACCGATACGGTGGCGGTCATGAGCGGCCGCGCACAGCTGATGTGGGACGAGGCAGTAACGGGCTATGA
- a CDS encoding 30S ribosomal protein bS22 encodes MGSVIKKRRKRMAKKKHRKLLKRTRVQRRNKK; translated from the coding sequence GTGGGCTCTGTTATCAAGAAGCGGCGCAAGCGGATGGCCAAGAAGAAGCACCGCAAGCTGCTCAAGCGCACCCGCGTCCAGCGTCGCAACAAGAAGTAG
- a CDS encoding HAD family hydrolase encodes MRYDLVIFDNDGVLVDSEPISNRLLAAYLTELGHPTSYEDSIRDYMGSAMHRVHELVLDRTGKRLPDDFDDVFHARVFAAFERELKPVAGVGDVLEKLTVDGTPYCVASSGSHERIRVGHRTTGLDRWFDESRIFSSQDVGRGKPAPDLFLYAAERMGVAPERCVVVEDSPLGVRAALAAGMDVYGFTAMTPAGRLTGTTQLFAAMGELADLLV; translated from the coding sequence ATGCGCTACGACCTCGTCATCTTCGACAACGACGGAGTCCTCGTCGACAGCGAGCCGATCTCCAACCGGCTGCTCGCGGCCTATCTGACCGAGCTGGGGCACCCCACCTCGTACGAGGACTCCATCCGTGACTACATGGGGTCGGCGATGCACCGGGTCCACGAGCTCGTCCTGGACCGCACGGGGAAACGGCTGCCGGACGACTTCGACGACGTCTTCCACGCCCGGGTCTTCGCCGCGTTCGAGCGGGAGTTGAAGCCGGTGGCCGGCGTCGGTGACGTACTGGAGAAGCTGACGGTGGACGGGACGCCGTACTGTGTCGCGTCGTCGGGGAGTCATGAGCGCATCCGAGTGGGGCACCGGACGACCGGGCTGGACCGCTGGTTCGACGAGTCGCGGATCTTCAGTTCGCAGGATGTCGGGCGGGGGAAGCCGGCGCCGGATCTGTTCCTGTACGCGGCCGAGCGGATGGGGGTCGCCCCTGAGCGGTGTGTGGTCGTCGAGGACTCTCCGCTGGGCGTGCGGGCCGCCCTGGCGGCCGGTATGGACGTGTACGGGTTCACTGCCATGACGCCCGCCGGACGGCTCACGGGGACCACCCAACTCTTCGCCGCGATGGGTGAGTTGGCTGACCTGCTGGTATGA
- a CDS encoding NAD-dependent epimerase/dehydratase family protein, which yields MGQVVLVTGVARQLAGRFVRRIQRDPQVDRVVAVDAVPPEHHLGGADFIQADIRQPTIARVLAETSADTVVHMDVTGTPLGSGSRATVKETNVIGTMQLLGACQKSPNVKRLVVKSSTNVYGSAPRDPAVFTETTPPKSLPSGGFAKDTVEVEGYVRGFARRRPDVAVCVLRFANILGPTADTPLAAYFSLPVLPTVFGYDPRLQFVHEDDVIDVLRIASHEARRGTLNSGTFNIAGDGVLLLSQCSRRLGRPTVPLLLPAVTWAGSLVRTLGMTDFSPEQIRLLTHGRVVATDEMRGTLGFAPRYTTAETFADFARSRGPGLLPPEALAGAVDRIAALAHRGSGQPPTPSAN from the coding sequence TTGGGACAGGTCGTGCTCGTGACCGGAGTGGCCCGCCAGCTCGCGGGCCGGTTCGTACGGCGGATCCAGCGTGACCCGCAGGTGGACCGGGTCGTCGCCGTGGACGCGGTGCCGCCCGAGCATCATCTGGGCGGTGCCGACTTCATCCAGGCGGACATCCGGCAGCCCACCATCGCGCGGGTGCTCGCCGAGACGTCCGCGGACACCGTGGTCCACATGGACGTGACCGGCACCCCGCTGGGCAGCGGCAGCCGGGCCACGGTCAAGGAGACCAACGTCATCGGCACCATGCAGCTGCTCGGCGCCTGCCAGAAGTCCCCCAACGTCAAACGGCTGGTGGTGAAGTCCAGCACCAACGTCTACGGCTCCGCGCCCCGCGATCCGGCCGTGTTCACGGAGACCACTCCGCCCAAGTCCCTGCCCAGCGGCGGCTTCGCAAAGGACACGGTCGAGGTCGAGGGGTATGTGCGCGGCTTCGCGCGGCGGCGGCCGGACGTCGCGGTGTGCGTGCTCAGGTTCGCCAACATCCTCGGCCCGACGGCGGACACGCCGCTCGCCGCGTACTTCTCGCTGCCGGTCCTGCCGACCGTGTTCGGCTACGACCCGCGGCTGCAGTTCGTGCACGAGGACGACGTGATCGATGTGCTGCGGATCGCCTCGCACGAGGCCCGCCGCGGCACGCTCAACAGCGGCACGTTCAACATCGCCGGCGACGGAGTACTGCTGCTGTCCCAGTGCTCGCGGCGGCTCGGCCGTCCCACGGTGCCGCTGCTGCTGCCGGCGGTCACGTGGGCGGGCTCTTTGGTGCGTACGCTGGGAATGACGGACTTCTCACCCGAGCAGATCCGACTGCTCACCCATGGCCGGGTCGTGGCCACGGACGAGATGCGCGGGACCCTGGGCTTCGCGCCGAGGTACACGACCGCGGAGACCTTCGCGGACTTCGCCCGCAGCCGCGGACCCGGACTGCTGCCGCCGGAGGCCCTTGCGGGGGCCGTCGACCGGATCGCCGCGCTGGCCCACCGGGGCAGCGGCCAGCCCCCGACGCCGAGCGCCAACTGA
- a CDS encoding phosphatase codes for MVSTGALRAHLVAARLAGVVATTREASLRSYRLFAARDPRVLIGIDPEQTWGQRDLIQLMARKCGVSADPRQTSGHDVIDPELTLAALEAFAERLRVVAERGAPVLIGTGHPHRLLGFYAALAGALSAAGCNVLTPAQGRRVDITTRFGLRTYNLDYVRGVALVRPPGPGRPGCEPGAHTHSPLPVRLALAAAADAGGPLPELVIGDHGWVCGAGQLGFQTLGLADTDDPALFVGQAEGRVSVVVPLDDAVRAAYYRPLTRYVLNRACLSQ; via the coding sequence GTGGTGAGCACCGGCGCTCTGCGCGCCCATCTCGTGGCCGCCCGCCTGGCCGGGGTCGTGGCCACCACGCGGGAGGCGAGCCTGCGGAGCTACCGGCTCTTCGCCGCTCGCGACCCTCGCGTGCTGATCGGGATCGATCCCGAACAGACGTGGGGGCAGCGGGATCTGATCCAGTTGATGGCGCGGAAGTGCGGAGTTTCGGCCGATCCGCGTCAGACGTCCGGCCACGACGTGATCGACCCGGAGCTGACCCTGGCCGCTCTGGAGGCCTTCGCGGAGCGGCTCCGGGTCGTGGCCGAGCGGGGCGCGCCCGTGCTGATCGGCACCGGGCACCCGCATCGGCTGCTCGGTTTCTACGCCGCGTTGGCGGGCGCGCTGTCGGCGGCGGGATGTAACGTCCTCACCCCGGCGCAGGGTCGCCGTGTCGACATAACGACCCGGTTCGGTCTACGCACGTACAACCTCGACTACGTACGAGGAGTCGCCTTGGTGCGGCCGCCCGGGCCCGGGCGCCCCGGTTGTGAGCCCGGCGCGCACACGCATTCGCCGCTGCCGGTTCGGCTGGCGCTCGCCGCGGCCGCCGACGCCGGCGGCCCGTTGCCGGAGCTGGTGATCGGAGATCACGGGTGGGTCTGCGGTGCAGGTCAGCTGGGGTTCCAAACCCTGGGGCTGGCTGATACGGACGACCCGGCGCTCTTCGTGGGGCAGGCGGAGGGGCGCGTGTCCGTCGTCGTTCCACTTGATGATGCCGTGCGAGCGGCTTACTACCGCCCGCTGACCCGCTACGTACTCAATCGAGCGTGTCTGTCACAGTAG
- a CDS encoding lysophospholipid acyltransferase family protein → MADAKVIPFDDDRSRGGAVQRPSRRRSSGSRRSGGEPAAVREVREVQALPTGAAAQDDVPVTAEEEAPETPQDHEGGLERRVAAGLSFLRRRLTGNYEVDDFGYDAELTDQVLMSLLRPVYEKYFRVDVKGIENIPKEGGALIVANHSGTLPLDGLMMQVAVHDHHPAGRHLRLLAADLVFVLPVVNELARKLGHTLACAEDAERLLGQGELVGVMPEGFKGIGKPFSERYKLQRFGRGGFVSTALRLGTPIIPCSIVGAEEIYPMIGNAKTLARLLGFPYFPLTPTFPWLGPLGAVPLPTKWTIQFGEPIPTDGYPPEAAEDPMLMFNLTDQVREQIQHTLYKLLVQRRSVFF, encoded by the coding sequence ATGGCGGACGCCAAGGTCATTCCGTTCGACGACGACCGGTCCCGCGGGGGTGCCGTCCAGCGGCCGTCGCGGCGCCGGAGCTCGGGGAGCCGGCGCTCCGGCGGCGAGCCCGCGGCGGTACGCGAGGTCCGCGAGGTCCAGGCCCTGCCCACCGGGGCAGCAGCGCAGGATGATGTTCCCGTGACCGCTGAGGAAGAGGCGCCCGAGACGCCGCAGGACCACGAGGGCGGCCTGGAGCGGCGTGTCGCGGCCGGTCTGTCGTTCCTGCGCCGCCGTCTCACCGGCAACTACGAGGTCGACGACTTCGGCTACGACGCCGAGCTCACCGACCAGGTCCTGATGTCCCTGCTGCGCCCGGTGTACGAGAAGTACTTCCGGGTCGACGTGAAGGGCATCGAGAACATCCCGAAGGAGGGCGGCGCGCTCATCGTCGCCAACCACTCCGGGACGCTGCCCCTGGACGGCCTGATGATGCAGGTCGCCGTCCACGACCACCATCCGGCGGGCAGGCATCTGCGGTTGCTCGCGGCCGACCTGGTCTTCGTGCTGCCGGTGGTCAACGAACTCGCCCGCAAGCTGGGCCACACGCTCGCCTGCGCGGAGGACGCCGAACGGCTGCTGGGGCAGGGCGAACTGGTCGGGGTGATGCCGGAGGGCTTCAAGGGCATCGGCAAGCCGTTCAGCGAGCGGTACAAGCTGCAGCGCTTCGGCCGGGGCGGTTTCGTCTCCACGGCTCTGCGCCTGGGCACGCCGATCATTCCCTGCTCGATCGTCGGAGCCGAGGAGATCTACCCGATGATCGGCAACGCGAAGACCCTCGCGCGGCTGCTGGGCTTCCCGTACTTCCCGCTGACGCCGACGTTCCCGTGGCTCGGTCCCCTGGGCGCGGTCCCGCTGCCCACGAAGTGGACGATCCAGTTCGGCGAGCCGATCCCCACGGACGGCTATCCGCCGGAGGCCGCGGAGGACCCGATGCTGATGTTCAACCTGACCGACCAGGTCCGCGAACAGATCCAGCACACGCTGTACAAGCTGCTGGTGCAGCGGAGGTCTGTCTTCTTCTGA
- a CDS encoding HAD-IB family hydrolase, with product MAALGWLTPRRRSATARSVLAGEASAEAARKSSQEADATPSPQAEAEFPVHGDDRAAAFFDLDNTVMQGAALFHFGRGLYKRKFFETRDLARFAWQQAWFRLAGVEDPEHMQEARDSALSIVQGHRVSELKSIGEEIYDEYMAERIWPGTRALAQAHLDAGQKVWLVTAAPVEIAQVIARRLGLTGALGTVAESVDGIYTGRLVGEPLHGPAKAEAVRALAAAEGLDLSRCAAYSDSHNDIPMLSLVGHPYAINPDAKLRRHAREMDWRLRDYRTGRKAAKVGIPAAAGVGAVAGGTAAAIALHRRRR from the coding sequence ATGGCCGCTCTCGGATGGCTCACTCCCCGTAGGCGCTCCGCCACGGCGCGGAGCGTGTTGGCAGGCGAGGCCTCGGCGGAGGCAGCGCGCAAGTCCTCGCAGGAAGCGGACGCCACACCGTCCCCCCAGGCGGAGGCGGAGTTCCCGGTGCACGGGGACGACCGGGCCGCCGCCTTCTTCGACCTGGACAACACCGTCATGCAGGGCGCAGCGCTGTTCCACTTCGGCCGCGGCCTCTACAAGCGGAAGTTCTTCGAGACGCGCGACCTGGCCCGGTTCGCCTGGCAGCAGGCGTGGTTCCGGCTCGCCGGGGTCGAGGACCCCGAGCACATGCAGGAGGCGCGCGACTCGGCGCTGTCGATCGTGCAGGGTCACCGGGTCTCGGAGCTGAAGTCGATCGGCGAGGAGATCTACGACGAGTACATGGCCGAGCGGATCTGGCCGGGCACCCGGGCACTCGCCCAGGCGCACCTGGACGCCGGCCAGAAGGTGTGGCTGGTCACGGCCGCTCCCGTGGAGATCGCGCAGGTCATCGCCCGCCGACTGGGTTTGACCGGAGCGCTGGGCACGGTGGCCGAGTCGGTCGACGGCATCTACACCGGCCGCCTGGTCGGCGAGCCGCTGCACGGGCCGGCGAAGGCGGAGGCGGTGCGCGCCCTCGCCGCGGCGGAGGGCCTGGACCTGTCCCGCTGCGCCGCCTACAGCGACTCGCACAACGACATCCCGATGCTGTCGCTGGTCGGGCACCCCTACGCCATCAACCCCGACGCCAAGCTGCGCCGGCACGCCCGCGAGATGGACTGGCGGCTGCGCGACTACCGCACGGGCCGCAAGGCGGCCAAGGTCGGCATTCCGGCGGCCGCCGGAGTCGGCGCGGTCGCGGGCGGCACGGCGGCGGCGATCGCCCTGCACCGCCGGCGCCGGTAA
- a CDS encoding acetoin utilization protein AcuC, with the protein MSGRAQLMWDEAVTGYDFGRDHPMDPVRLALTRKLVGAFGLDRDAQVVAAKPAGESTLRLVHRQDYIEAVKAASADPRAADGSYGIGTLDDPAFAGMHEVSALIAGQSVGAAEAVWRGDALHAVNFAGGLHHAMPGSASGFCVYNDAALAIARLLELGAERVAYVDVDVHHGDGVQAAFWEDPRVLTISLHEHPRTLFPQTGWPEETGAESAEGAAVNLALPAGTGDAGWVRAFHAVVPELVADFRPQVLVTQHGADTHFEDPLAHLAVSLDAQRAVQVACHELAHEYADGRWVALGGGGYAVVEVVPRSWTHLVAIAAGRPVEPETVIPESWRQEVFARTRQLGPMRMTDGRWPVAWAGWEAGYDPADRVDQAVLATRRAVFPLRGLLA; encoded by the coding sequence ATGAGCGGCCGCGCACAGCTGATGTGGGACGAGGCAGTAACGGGCTATGACTTCGGGCGGGACCATCCGATGGATCCGGTCCGGCTCGCCCTGACCCGGAAACTCGTCGGCGCCTTCGGGCTCGACCGCGACGCGCAGGTGGTGGCGGCCAAACCGGCCGGGGAGTCGACGCTGCGGCTGGTGCACCGGCAGGACTACATCGAGGCGGTGAAGGCCGCGTCGGCGGATCCCAGGGCGGCGGACGGGTCGTACGGGATCGGGACGCTGGACGATCCCGCCTTCGCGGGGATGCACGAGGTGTCCGCGCTGATCGCGGGGCAGTCGGTGGGGGCGGCGGAGGCGGTGTGGCGCGGGGACGCGCTGCACGCGGTGAACTTCGCGGGCGGGCTGCACCACGCGATGCCGGGCTCCGCGTCGGGGTTCTGCGTCTACAACGACGCCGCGCTGGCGATCGCGCGGCTGCTGGAGCTCGGGGCCGAGCGGGTCGCGTACGTGGACGTCGACGTGCACCACGGGGACGGGGTGCAGGCGGCGTTCTGGGAGGACCCGCGGGTGCTGACGATCTCGCTGCACGAGCATCCCCGGACGCTGTTCCCGCAGACGGGGTGGCCGGAGGAGACCGGTGCGGAGTCCGCGGAGGGGGCGGCCGTCAATCTGGCGCTGCCGGCCGGGACCGGGGACGCGGGGTGGGTGCGCGCGTTCCACGCCGTCGTTCCGGAGCTCGTCGCCGACTTCCGGCCGCAGGTGCTGGTGACCCAGCACGGTGCCGACACGCACTTCGAGGACCCGTTGGCGCACCTCGCGGTGTCGCTGGACGCGCAGCGGGCGGTGCAGGTCGCCTGCCACGAGCTGGCCCATGAGTACGCCGACGGACGGTGGGTCGCGCTGGGCGGGGGCGGGTACGCCGTGGTGGAGGTCGTGCCGCGGTCGTGGACGCATCTGGTGGCCATCGCGGCGGGGCGGCCGGTGGAGCCGGAGACGGTGATCCCCGAGAGCTGGCGGCAGGAAGTGTTCGCCCGGACGCGGCAGTTGGGGCCGATGCGGATGACCGACGGGCGGTGGCCGGTCGCCTGGGCCGGCTGGGAGGCGGGGTACGACCCCGCGGACCGGGTGGACCAGGCGGTGCTGGCGACGCGGCGGGCGGTGTTTCCCCTGCGGGGGCTGCTGGCGTAG
- a CDS encoding VC0807 family protein, whose product MTTKTNTKRANLRPLLVDVAVPVGGYYLLKNGFGMSTPAALGWSSVVPALRTVFGVVRERKVNAFAALILFVNVVSLVLSFVSGDPRLMLAKDSGISSAIGIGILVSVALGRPMMTAAMKPWLVKGDAEREAAWARLAAGSAAFRRAEKIFSLVWGTVLLVECVVRIVGAYTVPVDTMVWLGTVILAVAMLLGFLVSGALAAGPMAHMLIAETKSARGANQDDPAPVPALAMAGAAGE is encoded by the coding sequence ATGACGACGAAGACGAACACGAAGCGCGCGAACCTCCGTCCTCTGCTGGTGGACGTGGCGGTGCCGGTCGGCGGGTACTACCTGCTCAAGAACGGTTTCGGGATGAGCACGCCGGCGGCCCTGGGCTGGAGCAGCGTGGTGCCGGCCCTGCGGACCGTGTTCGGTGTGGTCAGGGAGCGCAAGGTGAACGCGTTCGCCGCGCTCATCCTGTTCGTCAACGTGGTCTCGCTGGTGCTCAGTTTCGTCTCCGGTGACCCGCGGTTGATGCTCGCCAAGGACAGCGGGATCAGCAGTGCGATCGGCATCGGGATCCTGGTGTCGGTGGCGCTGGGCCGGCCGATGATGACGGCGGCCATGAAGCCCTGGCTGGTGAAGGGCGACGCGGAGCGTGAGGCCGCGTGGGCGCGGCTGGCGGCCGGGTCGGCGGCCTTCCGGCGGGCGGAGAAGATCTTCTCGCTGGTGTGGGGCACGGTGCTGCTGGTCGAGTGCGTGGTGCGGATCGTGGGGGCGTACACCGTGCCCGTGGACACCATGGTGTGGCTCGGCACCGTGATCCTGGCCGTGGCCATGCTGCTCGGCTTCCTGGTGAGCGGGGCGCTCGCCGCCGGCCCGATGGCGCACATGCTGATCGCCGAGACGAAGTCCGCCCGCGGTGCGAACCAGGACGACCCGGCCCCGGTTCCCGCGCTCGCCATGGCCGGCGCCGCAGGCGAGTGA
- a CDS encoding glutaredoxin family protein, producing the protein MADMSPLFRRKPPAPQDRLVTLIRKPGCHLCDDAELVVEKVCADLGVPWEQKDITEDAALHDQYWEQIPVVLIDGEQHTFWRVNEERLRKALTG; encoded by the coding sequence ATGGCCGACATGAGTCCCCTCTTCCGCCGCAAGCCCCCCGCGCCCCAGGACCGGCTCGTCACCCTCATCCGCAAGCCCGGCTGCCATCTGTGCGACGACGCCGAGCTCGTCGTCGAGAAGGTGTGCGCCGACCTCGGCGTGCCGTGGGAGCAGAAGGACATCACCGAGGACGCCGCACTGCACGACCAGTACTGGGAGCAGATCCCCGTCGTCCTGATCGACGGGGAACAGCACACGTTCTGGCGCGTGAACGAGGAACGCCTGCGCAAGGCACTGACCGGCTGA
- a CDS encoding DUF5667 domain-containing protein: MIANVSAHRRANAFAQALEELSDQGTAAEQSEGPAPAPAAAEQTEQGRLLALATGLGSLPRPELDPEVKVVQRARLVAAMEAMLQEGTAAGEATDPTLPAQKSGSGATSPEGRPRETAGRSHRGTHRASGLGKLRPRTRLTKGLAAGGLSVGVAAGAFGGVAAASSDALPGDSLYGLKRGIEDFKLNYLTDGADEQGQAYLDQASTRLSEARRLMERGRGGSLDHESLGEIRRTLFGMQHDAAEGHRLLHEAYERDPDSLGPIQALSAFSRSHREAWGALRQQLPVQLGDVSEQVSSVFDAIDEEVAPLQSLLPQPSAPGADKRHGSGPTSSSSGTSGSGRSAKPSDGASSGSHHSGSGSPSQSAGSGGKDEGLLGGSTGGLLDPPKSSGSTSPSSGKSPSGDPDVTIPPLLPGLLPGLGIDGQDTK, translated from the coding sequence GTGATCGCGAACGTATCGGCGCACCGGCGGGCGAACGCCTTCGCCCAGGCCCTGGAGGAGCTGTCCGACCAGGGCACGGCGGCCGAGCAGTCCGAAGGACCGGCACCGGCCCCGGCTGCTGCGGAACAGACCGAGCAGGGCCGTCTGCTGGCCCTCGCCACCGGTCTCGGCTCGCTGCCCCGGCCCGAGCTGGATCCCGAGGTCAAGGTCGTCCAGCGGGCCCGCCTGGTGGCCGCGATGGAGGCCATGCTGCAGGAGGGCACCGCGGCGGGCGAGGCGACGGACCCCACGCTGCCCGCACAGAAATCTGGGAGCGGAGCGACTTCCCCGGAAGGGCGCCCACGGGAGACGGCTGGGCGGTCTCATCGTGGCACCCACCGGGCGAGCGGCCTGGGGAAACTGCGACCACGCACACGGCTGACCAAGGGCCTGGCCGCCGGTGGGCTCAGCGTCGGTGTGGCTGCCGGCGCCTTCGGCGGAGTGGCCGCTGCCAGCTCCGACGCCCTGCCCGGTGACTCGCTGTACGGCCTGAAGCGCGGCATCGAGGACTTCAAGCTCAACTACCTGACCGACGGCGCCGACGAGCAGGGCCAGGCCTATCTCGACCAGGCCTCCACCCGTCTGAGCGAGGCCCGCCGGCTGATGGAGCGCGGCCGAGGCGGCAGCCTCGACCACGAATCCCTCGGCGAGATCCGCCGCACCCTGTTCGGCATGCAGCACGACGCGGCCGAGGGCCACCGCCTGCTGCACGAGGCGTACGAGCGCGACCCCGACTCCCTCGGCCCCATCCAGGCCCTCTCCGCCTTCTCACGGTCCCACCGCGAGGCCTGGGGCGCCCTGCGCCAGCAGCTGCCCGTGCAGCTCGGTGACGTCAGCGAGCAGGTGTCGTCGGTGTTCGACGCCATAGACGAAGAAGTCGCCCCGCTGCAGTCGCTGCTCCCCCAGCCCTCGGCCCCGGGCGCAGACAAGCGGCACGGCTCCGGGCCGACGTCGTCCTCCTCCGGCACGTCCGGCTCCGGCCGGTCCGCCAAGCCCAGCGACGGCGCCTCCTCCGGCAGCCACCACTCCGGCAGCGGCAGCCCCAGCCAGTCCGCCGGATCCGGCGGCAAGGACGAGGGACTGCTCGGCGGCAGCACCGGCGGCCTGCTCGACCCGCCGAAGTCGAGCGGCAGCACCTCACCGTCCTCCGGCAAGTCACCCTCCGGCGACCCGGACGTGACGATCCCGCCCCTGCTGCCGGGCCTGCTCCCCGGCCTGGGGATCGACGGGCAGGACACGAAGTAG